In the Hyalangium gracile genome, one interval contains:
- a CDS encoding SRPBCC family protein codes for MTIAESELIPTPEVPRPELEPRAQRGSKGVNVGPWERVASVAAGAGLITLGLKRRLAGRLALLVAGGELVQRGLTGKCRGYALLGISTAVKGEPGAVVHQRITILAEPDAVYRTWRNLENLPRFMTHVKEVRLLGGDRTHWRVKAPAGGFVEWEARITEDRPGELLSWATLPGSSLHHTGTVRFTRAPGDRGTEVEVLLRYDAPGGRLGVVLARLLGEEPKRQLSEDLRRLKQILEAGEIATITPQPSGHRSVVGRMLSPNR; via the coding sequence ATGACGATCGCCGAGAGTGAGCTGATCCCGACACCCGAGGTGCCCCGGCCGGAGCTGGAGCCTCGGGCCCAGCGGGGGAGCAAGGGAGTCAACGTCGGACCCTGGGAGCGCGTGGCCTCGGTGGCCGCGGGCGCGGGGCTCATCACCCTCGGACTGAAGCGCCGCCTGGCGGGCCGGCTGGCCCTGCTGGTGGCGGGAGGTGAGCTCGTGCAGCGAGGGCTCACCGGCAAGTGCAGGGGCTACGCGCTGCTCGGCATCAGCACCGCCGTGAAGGGCGAGCCAGGCGCGGTGGTCCACCAGCGCATCACCATCCTGGCGGAGCCCGATGCGGTGTACCGCACCTGGCGCAACCTGGAGAACCTGCCGCGCTTCATGACGCACGTGAAGGAGGTGCGCCTCCTGGGGGGGGATCGCACCCACTGGCGCGTGAAGGCACCCGCGGGGGGATTCGTGGAATGGGAGGCGCGTATCACCGAGGATCGTCCGGGAGAGCTGCTGTCCTGGGCCACTCTGCCGGGCTCCTCCCTCCACCATACGGGCACTGTCCGCTTCACCCGCGCGCCGGGAGACCGGGGCACGGAGGTGGAGGTGCTCCTGCGCTACGACGCGCCCGGCGGCCGGCTGGGCGTGGTGCTGGCACGGCTGCTGGGCGAGGAGCCCAAGCGCCAGCTCTCCGAGGATCTCCGCCGCCTCAAGCAGATCCTGGAGGCGGGAGAGATCGCCACCATCACCCCGCAGCCGTCCGGCCACCGCTCGGTGGTGGGCCGCATGCTCTCTCCCAACCGCTGA
- a CDS encoding peptidoglycan-binding protein has translation MTVHTISSGETLSSIARRYNSTVDAIAKANNIQNPNLIVTGRQLTIPDGFDAQPRPASGPQSGDGFQSSPAQARAPGGIPSAAEGQFDGNRAASGTTETRAWLPVNAPLQGSPSNRNAATYADVIDQFAVGSNPRYQRREGNTYCNIFAWDVTKAMGAEIPHWVDGAGNPTGVGQGRELDANATNQWLNNQGRNHGWRQVSAQEAQALANQGHPTVASWNNPGGIGHIAVVRPGEVTERGPAIAQAGSSNFNDGHVRDSFGNANVQYFVNDRGTASQGPSQPAPSAPSAPSAPTSQPAPSAPASPTAAARFSVPQSDLRRGSQGEDVRQLQSALVNLGYMTQAQMDTGPGTFGPQTEASLKRYQGDRGLAADGVYGPQTRGALSREASAPRFSVPQGDLQRGNQGEGVKQLQTALVSLGYMTQAQMDTGPGTFGPQTESSLKRFQADHGVPNTGYYGPLTREALTRVAGGGSGPSGPTGPGPVTGPGNEPGSAGGVSMQQLRAIMPNLSESRAQQMLPHLNAAMQEAGINTPRRQAAFLAQLAHESGEFRYMEEIASGAAYEGRTDLGNTQPGDGVRFKGRGPIQLTGRANYRAAGRALGIDLENNPTRAADPDVGFRTAAWYWNNRNLNSYADAGNFDAITYRVNGGYNGKASRDAYYARALQVLGA, from the coding sequence GTGACGGTCCACACCATCAGCTCGGGAGAGACGCTGAGCAGCATCGCGCGCCGCTACAACTCGACGGTCGACGCGATCGCCAAGGCGAACAACATCCAGAACCCGAACCTGATCGTCACGGGCCGTCAGCTGACGATCCCTGACGGGTTCGACGCGCAGCCCCGGCCCGCGTCCGGGCCTCAGTCGGGTGACGGCTTCCAGTCGAGCCCGGCGCAGGCTCGGGCTCCGGGCGGCATCCCCTCCGCGGCCGAGGGGCAGTTCGATGGCAACCGCGCGGCGTCCGGCACCACCGAGACGCGGGCGTGGCTCCCGGTGAACGCTCCGCTGCAGGGCAGCCCGTCTAACCGCAACGCGGCCACGTACGCGGACGTCATCGATCAGTTCGCGGTGGGCAGCAACCCGCGCTACCAGCGGCGGGAGGGGAACACCTACTGCAACATCTTCGCGTGGGACGTGACGAAGGCGATGGGCGCGGAGATCCCGCACTGGGTGGACGGCGCGGGCAACCCCACGGGCGTGGGCCAGGGCCGCGAGCTGGACGCCAACGCCACCAACCAGTGGCTGAACAACCAGGGCCGCAACCACGGCTGGCGCCAGGTGAGCGCGCAGGAGGCGCAGGCGCTGGCCAACCAGGGGCACCCGACGGTGGCCAGCTGGAACAACCCGGGCGGCATCGGCCACATCGCGGTGGTGCGCCCCGGAGAGGTGACGGAGCGCGGCCCGGCGATCGCCCAGGCCGGCTCGAGCAACTTCAATGACGGCCACGTGCGCGACTCCTTCGGGAACGCGAACGTGCAGTACTTCGTGAACGACCGCGGCACGGCCTCGCAGGGCCCGTCACAGCCCGCGCCGTCCGCGCCCTCCGCGCCCTCCGCGCCGACCTCCCAGCCCGCGCCCTCCGCGCCCGCATCGCCCACGGCCGCGGCGCGCTTCAGCGTCCCGCAGAGCGATCTGCGGCGCGGCAGCCAGGGCGAGGACGTGCGGCAGCTCCAGTCCGCGCTGGTGAACCTGGGGTACATGACGCAGGCGCAGATGGACACGGGCCCGGGCACCTTCGGTCCTCAGACGGAGGCCTCGCTCAAGCGCTACCAGGGCGATCGAGGCCTGGCGGCGGACGGCGTCTACGGTCCGCAGACCCGTGGCGCGCTGAGCCGTGAGGCGAGCGCCCCGCGCTTCAGCGTCCCGCAGGGCGATCTGCAGCGCGGCAACCAGGGTGAGGGAGTGAAGCAGCTCCAGACGGCGCTGGTGAGCCTGGGCTACATGACGCAGGCGCAGATGGACACGGGCCCGGGCACCTTCGGCCCGCAGACGGAGTCCTCGCTCAAGCGCTTCCAGGCCGACCACGGCGTGCCGAACACCGGCTATTACGGGCCGCTGACGCGAGAGGCGCTGACGCGCGTGGCGGGTGGAGGCTCCGGGCCCTCGGGCCCCACGGGGCCGGGGCCGGTGACGGGGCCGGGCAACGAGCCGGGCTCCGCGGGCGGCGTGTCCATGCAGCAGCTGCGCGCCATCATGCCGAACCTGAGCGAGTCGCGGGCGCAGCAGATGCTGCCGCACCTGAACGCGGCCATGCAGGAGGCGGGCATCAACACGCCTCGGCGGCAGGCGGCGTTCCTGGCGCAGCTGGCGCACGAGAGCGGCGAGTTCCGCTACATGGAGGAGATCGCCTCCGGCGCGGCGTACGAGGGCCGGACGGACCTGGGCAACACGCAGCCGGGCGACGGCGTGCGCTTCAAGGGCCGCGGGCCCATCCAGCTGACGGGCCGTGCCAACTACCGCGCCGCGGGCCGGGCGCTCGGCATCGATCTGGAGAACAACCCGACGCGCGCGGCGGATCCGGACGTGGGCTTCCGCACGGCCGCCTGGTACTGGAACAACCGCAACCTGAACTCCTACGCGGATGCGGGCAACTTCGACGCCATCACCTACCGGGTGAACGGTGGGTACAACGGCAAGGCGTCGCGCGACGCGTACTACGCCCGGGCCCTGCAGGTGCTCGGCGCGTAG
- a CDS encoding zinc-dependent alcohol dehydrogenase: protein MKAICWNGVNDVRVETVPDPHMLNPRDAIIRVKATTICGSDLHLYDGYIPSMEKGDILGHEFMGEVVEVGSAVKNLRTGDRVVVPSVISCGNCFHCRQGQFSLCDNSNPNPMLSEKLWGQCPCGIFGYSHMMGGYAGSHAEYIRVPFADVGPRKIPDGISDEKALFISDAVPTGFMAADFCNIQRGDTIAVWGCGAVGLFAIRSAYLLGAERVIAIDRLPERLVLARERFGAEVLDYTKVNVVEALKELTAGRGPDACIDAVGMEAHEVGLEGAYDRVKQAVRLETERPYVLREAIQSCRKGGLVSVIGVYGGLVDKFPMGAAMNKGLTFRMAQMHAQRYLDRLLEYVQRGELDPSIVATHRMPLSEGPRAYEMFKHKTDGCVRVVLMN, encoded by the coding sequence ATGAAGGCCATCTGCTGGAACGGCGTCAATGACGTGCGTGTCGAGACCGTCCCCGATCCCCACATGCTCAACCCTCGCGACGCCATCATCCGGGTGAAGGCGACGACGATCTGTGGCTCGGACCTGCACCTCTATGACGGGTACATCCCGTCCATGGAGAAGGGAGACATCCTCGGCCATGAGTTCATGGGCGAGGTGGTGGAGGTGGGCTCCGCGGTGAAGAACCTGCGGACGGGGGACCGGGTCGTCGTCCCCTCCGTCATCTCCTGTGGGAACTGCTTCCATTGCAGGCAGGGCCAGTTCTCGCTCTGCGACAACTCCAACCCCAACCCGATGCTGTCCGAGAAGCTATGGGGCCAGTGCCCCTGCGGCATCTTCGGCTACTCGCACATGATGGGCGGCTACGCGGGCAGCCACGCGGAGTACATCCGGGTGCCCTTCGCGGACGTGGGGCCCCGGAAGATCCCCGACGGCATCAGTGACGAGAAGGCGCTCTTCATCTCGGACGCGGTGCCCACGGGCTTCATGGCCGCGGACTTCTGCAACATCCAGCGCGGAGACACCATCGCGGTGTGGGGCTGTGGCGCGGTGGGCCTGTTCGCCATCCGCAGCGCCTACCTGCTGGGCGCCGAGCGCGTCATCGCCATCGATCGGCTCCCGGAGCGGCTGGTGCTGGCGCGGGAGCGCTTCGGCGCGGAGGTGCTCGACTACACGAAGGTCAACGTGGTGGAGGCCCTCAAGGAGCTGACGGCCGGGCGGGGGCCGGACGCCTGCATCGACGCGGTGGGCATGGAGGCTCACGAGGTGGGCCTCGAGGGGGCCTATGATCGCGTGAAGCAGGCGGTGCGGCTGGAGACGGAGCGCCCCTACGTGCTGCGCGAGGCCATCCAGTCCTGCCGCAAGGGAGGCCTCGTCTCCGTCATCGGTGTGTATGGCGGGCTGGTGGACAAGTTCCCCATGGGCGCGGCCATGAACAAGGGCCTCACGTTCCGGATGGCCCAGATGCACGCCCAGCGCTACCTGGATCGGCTCCTGGAGTACGTGCAGCGCGGGGAGCTGGATCCGTCCATCGTCGCCACGCACCGCATGCCCCTCTCCGAGGGCCCGCGTGCCTACGAGATGTTCAAGCACAAGACCGACGGCTGCGTGCGCGTGGTGCTGATGAACTGA